Sequence from the Bicyclus anynana chromosome 2, ilBicAnyn1.1, whole genome shotgun sequence genome:
CGACCCTAACGACTCAAATATAATCTCTTGTAATTAAAAAGAAGTGCGTCTCGGGACGCCCGACCGAAGTGACAACTTAAATTGCTGCTGTATGCGTGAACGAAAGGGAAGttagagtggcgccgtaacgcgttacgctacgaaacggtttaccctcccataagaagttatttctttaaaaatgtggaataaataaaatatggcgTCAATAAATTAGgtcatcattaacatcccatattcgactcactattgagcacgagtctcctctcaaaatgagggaGGTTAGGCctttgtccaccacgctcgcccaatgcgggttggtgattcctcacgatgtttttccttcaccgtttgagacacgtgatatttaatttcttaaaatgcacatagctgataatttggaggtgcatgccccgccctttgaatcgaaggcagagatcatatccactgggttatcacatttaatattaaaaagctgaagattttgttgtGTGTTtcgttgaacgcgctaatctcatgaaccactggtccgatttgaaaaattctttcagtgttagatagcccatttatcggggaaggctatatattatctccgtattcctacgggaacgggaaaaacgcgggtgaaaccgcgcggcgtcagctagtctcttataaaattatataagaacacaaaatacaataaaagtaTCTATTCAGGTGGATCGCGCTTGGCTATTCCCGACACGTCGCGATCATATGGAGATGCGCACTACGATACAACGGTGATATATAAGGGTAACACGTCTTAGATATTCTTCAATTTCGTTTGATATTTGTTCAAGATCAAGACTGTCCGAGAGTCCCCGTCTTGTCGATTCGCTCGTATTGTCATCGGGAAAATGCatttcgctagatgcaggcgagTTATTTAGAAGTTATACTTATGACTTGAGTTTTTCGGTAGATAAGTGATGGCTTAAAAAGTGTCTTAACATAAATTATTGAGGTACTTAGTAACATTTATGTTGATTAAATTATTACGCTGTGTTGTGACTCCTACAATAATTTTGGTAGATTAATATGAAGTGCATAGAATGATTTGGGAAACGACTATtgatatgttaattatttttaattacctacacATGCTCTTGAAAGACTAGGAAGGAACAACATcttcattttactttatttaatgcCTAAAATAGAATGGGATCAAGGATCGCTAATCATTATCGTGACTGAGTATACTTTCAAGAATTCTTATTCAACACCAGGAATCGTCActaatatcagcctattttaccaGTCTACTTTAGGGCCAGGCCTTCCTTCTTAAAGGACAGGATATGTAGTTCAATTTAACCATTCTTCTTTAATGCGGGTTTGCGGGAAAAGTGTGATGATGTTAGATTTTGTAACAATCACTCTCAGATGTGATCTCTCTCTCAGATGATAATGACAGGGGACGAcgatttaacgtgctctctgaggcacggagGTGTCCAAAGTGGTGCACAAACACTCCAACACCGAACTGAGAATTCCTCAGAAGCAAACAAAATTCAACATTTCATAGCCCGATCTTGTAACCGCATTCAGGGCCGTGGGATCCGAAGGTACAAAGCTGTATATTGGACCACTGAAGAATAGGAGGGCAATTTTGTTAGAAACCTATTTGCactgtgtaattaataattatgtgaatcttttctataattaattttttatccaaaataaacaatagatgagggtatatttttCTTATGCAGGATCTCGCACTAGTATGAAAGTATGTAGCttcttatttcaaaaattaagttttaaaatgttcgtcTCTCTTTTTGTTTCGGCGAAACTCTGAAACGAGTGGAGTGATTTTTTGTGCTCTGgcagatagttgatattataagggtACGTAACATGGGTACAAGcatatcctcgtattcctataACAACCATAACTGCGTGGATGAAACTGCGGTTCATTTACTAGTCACTGAATAATGCAGTGGAGTCATCTCCTCCCAAGAGTGTCGGGATAGGGCTCGAGGCTTGGCCTCCTTGCCCGAGTAAGACGCGGGGGATTTTGCTGCCTCGGTGgtttcttccagcccctttcgtTTCGGGGCTAAGGCATTTTGGCATAGGCCAAAAGTCGGCActgaataataaatgttttttgcaGATGTATCACAATGATGACGCTGTGCGCGCTGGCGGCGCTAGTGTCGGCGCAGGTGACATTCAGCCGCGACTGGTCCGGAGGCAAGAGATCCCCACCCGCGGTGTTCGACTGTGAACAGTTCGCTAGATACTGCCGACACTTGCTGGTGAGTCCTCTCCTTCGCAGGATCTGCATCAGTCTAAGAGTCACAGCACGCCATACATTCAAGCATACCTGAAAAGCACAGCATCTACGTATCCTATACATTAGgtttcatttacacgagcagcaacttgctatcgacgactgcagtcggcgacgtctcggtggcagtcaacggcagtcgactgcagtcaccgacgtctcggcggcagtcgatggcggtcgccgactgcagtcgtcggtagcagttgccagctgccgttgacaacgtgctgctcgtgtaaatgaacccttagactGCGTCCTATTTTAGTTATTGAAACTACCCCGTCCCTACCCCTAGTAAAATTCGAATAGCAATATCACACATTTAGCCATCGTTTTCGATAATGCCCCCAAATAACCAATGCAGTctgtaactatttatttttttactaaattatatttataagtttatttaaaacacaccTGTCTACTTACCAACTTTtgcaaaatttactaaaaatttcttggaCGAAGATCCAGGTTCTCGTCATCGTAGCCACATAAACTAAgttaactttaactttttaacTTTGTTTCAGCACGAGTTAAAACAAGAGATAACCGAGAACAAGTTAACCAAGCGCAACCACTTGGAACCCGAGGAGTTCCAGGTGAACTTCGACGTCGATAAATAGTCAGCCTGCTTTATATTCTCTATGTAACGTACGCACAGTGCACTATATATgaataactaattataattattcatataacattatattatgctgctttaaaaatgtgtatttttttaataacctcAAGACGGCGAATCTATAGGTACGTAATACGTAATAGcaataaaagaaatgaaaaagacCCGAttccataaaatataaaaactgaaaaaacaTATTCTAATCTTAAGtgtagaaaacagtcgggaccataattattagatagaattcttttaacaatagaaagtcacgttatttgcgagtttcatatgctacattttatccccatatcctcacgggaacaggaactatgcgggtgaaaccgcggggcgtcggctattttaattatgaccaatattccatttAGATACTCGCGGTGTTGGGTCaggccctcagaccaattatagaaggaccagtatcgcaacCAATtacacgaacaaaattgtctgtcttttctgaggaaaacgagcttagatttgatatATCTCTTAtgctaaactagaagtttttgtccgttttttacactattAAACTCcacaaaaggtatttttactacaaaatatcgatattacacaaaaacagtttttataagaCATTTCACACATGTGccgtaatttaatataaaacctttatcatccatctaaaaacgaacggtacttttttaaagcttagcaaagagtttttatgtcagaaaattgctcaacattttaaaattaaaattaactttgtaaaatatatttaacatttaattctttaattttaataattttgacaataaatgacaacgaTTTATAATTACCAGAaacacgaaaatattaatttactttatgagtAATATGGTTGTAGTTTTTAACGTACCGCACTCATAGTGTACTATTTTAATCggattagatcgttgatcatatactttgacagaaaagtaacgtccaGTGAGGCAGGTCTTATATAATATTTGGTCTGAGATCAGGCCATTATTGAGGAGCTGTTGTAAGTATTGGATGaaggtaaaatgaaaaaaataaacatcattcaaatattaatttattgttaaaaataaattgattttatataCAATGGATAACATATTCTATTAAATAAGCACACAATTATTGCAATATTAGGCTTGCATTACgcacaaaatgtaaaaataaaaaaagcatttaaattttatagataTAAACATATCTATATCGTttacattaaatacattatacaAAATTCACACAATTTTAAATTGCGTCAAAGATAATAAACGCTATGAAATCGACATTGAATATTTAAGCAGAGTCTTaaggttttaatattaaaattgttcattatattcaattataatcaattaaagTGGTACATTAAAAGTCTATATTACgtactatattttaaaaatacagtatGATAAAATGtctgataaaatttaaaaatttgagatatgagaaattaaattatgtaaattaattattcattagtattattcattttaaatgttttctttaTCCTAATACctattgaattttaattgtGTACACTACATGCAAAATCTATCAGATTTTATAACAAATAGTTAGAAACTTATATATCAAAGCATAGGTCTTCTTTGACAggtgttattaaaatatgaacTGTTTTATTGTATGATAGACGCGGATGTCACTCGAATAAaactatagtaaaaaaaaaataccgaccgaattgagaacctcctcctttttgaagtcggttaaaaatagtcatGATTTTCAACTATTATGTAACACGACGATAACCTACTTGTAAAACCCTATTTATCTTACATAAATTAGTTGTTACgttaataattacattaaaataaaattgcattaacattaaattttcttattaaaCATTACAATTTGAAATTATTCCATATTAATACGTATGTAAGtacttatttgtaaatattattgaaaaaaaaattactaatactatgtcatatataacctaacctaaccgatTTTATACACCGTAAATTTTGCATATGGCGGGAGCATTTTAGAGAAGTATAAGAATATCATGCATCTATTATACTGTAGTACTACTAAACAAAATCACACAAACATATCTACATGTGATGTATTTCTGCAATGATAAGGATTAAACATACAGCAAGtatcctaccgactgcgccatCTTTCATCATTATGGGCTCAGTTTAACGGCTCACAACTGAGCTAAGACTCTATCATAGGAGTGGGAATAACAGTAGTAACCATGcataatgttaaataatatcACACAGACAAACCAACATCCGTTATATGTATTCATACAACAGGACAAAACTTACGGCAACTATCCTATCGACTGCGCCAGTTATCAACATCAGCCTATTTACTCACTGCAGGGCTAGGCCTTACAGGTATATGAAACTCAGAAAATGCGGACTTAGGCTACTGCGCCAATTCTTAGTCGCCAAACATTGCACAAATACATTACACTACActtaaaaagccgtgatagcccagtggatatgacctctgcatccaattgcggagggtgtgggttcgaatccggtccggggcatgcacctccaacttttcagttgtgtgcattttaagaaattaaatatcacgtgtctcaatcggtgaaggaaaacatcgtgaggaaaccataccagaaagcataccagagaattatcttaattctctgcgtgtgtgaagtctgccaatccgcattgggccaatgtggtggactattggccttacccctctctttctgagagagctcagcagtgagccgaatatgggttgatgacgacactTATCTTTTGTGAATCTACTCGTACATTTACGTATTCTGCAAAAATGATAGTTGATCCGTTTCTCTATAAATCAACTATACATgatataatttcttatagtttttcttcCACACAATCAATATATAATATCTGATGATTTGATTGAGGACAATTTCCATTTTTTTGTACCTTTCTCTAAAAATCTAGTCGTCCTCATCTGCAGCGGTACACCGAACATATTCTAACGCACTGTTCAACTTGTTCAGCCATTCATCACGGTCTTTTGGAGTATCTGCAGCCAGCAAGTGCCTCCTCCTCACGGTGCCATCAGCACACTTGACGTAGACCAGGGATCCGGTGTCTGGTACGATCAAACCGGCCGGTACTGATGATTCCAGGAGCAATGTATTCGGTCTGGCACATAGATCTCTCGGTGCTTTTGTCACTCTGTCTGATATCACTGTTGTCAGATCTATGTCGCCAATTGGCATCTGAAAAGAGATAATTGACttgtaattatgtttttattccaAGCCTgaacagaaatataatataacttaattGGGGgtgttatttatactaatattataaagctgaagagtttgtttgtttggttgaacgcgcttattttaggaactactggtccgatttgaaatattctttcagtgttagatagcccatttatcgaggaaggctgacGCCctattattttatccccgtgctcctgcgggaacgggaaccactacTCTActagtttgttataaattactattttcATTGTAACTTTAGTACGTTAGTTGAAATTAGTTTAGTTTTCCGCAAAATGAGgaggttttctttttaagttTTCTGGCTATATGAGTAATTCTGATTTGGACTACCAACAGTCCAATACTTTTGTAGAGTTTCTTCGTTTCGACATTGACATCTGATGGCATTTTAATGTGGGTTTGTCTTTCCACAAAATACCACATTTCGCAAGCTATTTATGGCATGTTCGAGGTGTTGGACACACATTtagaattaatataaaatagttttaaacgTGACTTCTTAGCTCACTCttgtgttttaaaagtttaacttATTGAATTAGGAATGTAAAATTTATCTGTTTAAAGAATGTTAAGCTATTTTGCTGGCTTCAGATAGCTGTCACTTCATAATTCTTCTgaagattttgacggcctccgtggcgcagtggtatgcgcagtagatttacaagaaggaggtcctgggttcaatccccggctgggccgattgaggtttctggctggtgaaaggcttcggccgtgactagttaccaccctacagacaaagatgtaccgccaagcgatttagtcttccggtacgatgtcgtgtagaaaccgataggggtgtggattttcatcctcctcctaacaagttagcccgcttccatcttagattacatcatcacttaccaggtgatattgtaatcaagggctaacttgtaaagaattaaaaaaaaaacaagatgttCAATCTACGATGTACTACTACTGTGCCTACCTTCTTCTGCACGTCGTCGGGGTACTTCCAGTAGGCGAGGCGCGGCGGCTGCAGACGGAACCAGCGGCGGTGCCAGGCGCCCAGCCCCGACACGTCGTCGAAGGCGGTGAGGAAGGCGGCGTGCGGCTCGGGCGGCGGCACCACCACGCGCGCGCGGATCTCCACGTTGATGGCGCCCTCTAGCGGACTGCCGTGCGGGACCTGGGGAGAGTACAAAACCGTTTCTATAtcatcagctggcctattcactaattttggctttattgtcaacctattaaaataaacatcaaatcaattgacttatgtcatctacctactgatgtagtaggcaccggatgatatattttacatggaatctcaatttcgtatacgtcAAAGATAAAAATTACCATGCCGATCAGCTGTCAGATGCCAGACGTTGGCTACTTCGAGGACGGCGTCTGACTAGTGACATCAGATATATGTATCTAGAGACTGTCAAACTgttttatactaataaatatgttacgtgcctacgaAATCACTgctaaaagtgatccgaattaagCTTTTAATTCACTCAATTAATTAAGCAAATACTTCACTgcgcgcacacatgcacaattatgtgtttacttacactatatatatatatatatatatatatagtttttacactttctgaaaacaCAATTAGTCATTGTagtaagaaaatctcagtatgATATCGCGCGACCCAGGATACGAATCCACGACCTCGTGATGCGGAAGCATATTGACTAACAACTGGACCAAAGAAACAGTTTCAAATCTGAAATTGCATTAGTAGGGCACCACTTGAGCGTAAGTAACTTATGACGTAACTCAAACAAACACcgccaattattattttatgagagTAGATCATAAATCCGTTTAAATAACACTCTTactttaattgtattgtatataacAATCAAAACACTTCTGTTACATTTAAAACATGCAATCAATTTATCCctttattttgattattgttTTTCGTGGCATATTtaataaactaactaactatctaacatatgtaattattttgaattataaaaacttagCATTAAGAATTTACCATCTAATTTAACTTGGCTACctaatttaaattgtttgtcACACACTTCTTATACTGTCTTCCAGTTACTTACTGTTGTCCAGTTTCATTACTGTGGAAGAATgtgattaccacaatacagggaatcctagtgtggagatcacagacctatgtttaatgattttatgtatttacttgGGAatcaatttacaattattattctgtgtgtgtgtgtgtgtgtgtgtgcgtgtgcgtgcgcGTTCGTGTGTGCGTGTCATTGCGTGTGTTCGTGCGCGTTCGTGTGTGCGTGCATGCATGTCAGTGTTCATGCGTGCGTGAGTGTGTTGTCGTCTAGAGTCCCATAGCACAAAGAGAATGTTACCTTATTGAGAGTGAAGCTCTTCCTGGTGGCCTGCGGCAAGGCGAATATGCAGTACCCGTGCAGCTGGAACTGCGGACTGCGCACCGAGTGCGGCCCGGCCGGACTCTGCACGCGCGGCGCCTTCAGCTCCGACACCTTGGACTTCGGCGTCAGCAGCTTGGAGTTACCCTGGACATAGacattcatcaccatcattataaTCCTCAAATAaattgcctcaatagctcaacggtaagagcggtcagactcatcatcggcggtggttcgatccccgacccgttggactattgtcgtgcccactcctaatacagtctttcccgactagttggaggggaatgggaataggtatttaaaagatatgcaAATATTCGATAAAAAAACGTCGATGTACAAACCTTTTTGTTTGTGATGTGATATTTGACCTCATGCGGCAGAACTTCTTTGGACGCTTGCAGCAGGTAGATTTCTACAGTTATCTgcaaagaaaaattcaatataagcGTTGTTTTAACATTGTTATTTAGCAATGTCACGTAGGACATGCGCATTCTATACGTATCTATGTCATTGTCAGACATATTGTCGACTAATAGCGACGAAGTCCAAAAAATACCTCTTTCATTTTGAGAGCTATTGTCTTCTCGCCACGAGATATATATATCGCTGGCACATGCTGTCCTAACGGTTTCATAGGTTTGAACAAAATATACgaatattagctgacgccgcgtggttcccgttcccgtaggaatacggcgataatatatagccttataatataatatatggcttccttgataaatgggctatctaacacagaaatattttttcaaatcggaccagtagtttctgagattagcgcgttcaatcaaacaaactcttcagctttataatattagtatgaggtgtcaaataaacaaatctCAGTAGACTATATtagaatacaatatattttcCTTGAATTCTCATTATTATCACaagttgatttattaatttaactttaacaatTTTCTCTAATTACCTTGAAATCACTAGTAAGTCCGTCCATGCGTATCTCATCAGGGAAATGCAAGGGCGCGGTAGGTTTCGTCAGTTGCATACTGGTGGCCAGCACGCGGTCGCGGCACTTGAGCAGGCACACGGCGTGGTGGCCGACAGCGCCATCTGTGGTGTGCAATAAGCATTAGCAGCTGTCCGGCTCGAAAGACCAGAATGCATTAATCATTAGCAgctatccggctcgaaggaccagaATGCAATAACCATTAGCAGCTattcggctcgaaggaccagAATCACACTTTGTGCATATGTGTGTCTGCGTCACGTTATATCGTGGGCAGTTAGTTTGCTCACGGTAGTTATGCATTCTGCTGAATTTATTCTCAATAAGAAAAGTTTGTTGTGATAACTGAATTAGTTCTTTGAGTTGGCAATCAtgagatttaaatttaaattaaatcagtTTAGTCTAATTTGGTAGacaataatacaatatatttatttatggacAAAATCTACTTTACAAAAATTTactactgttttttttactactaaattttgcactaaatttatttacttttagacAATAAAAGCAATTTGTCACCCAAAAGTACCCATTATTTCAGTTTGCAGTTGGCAAACCACAGATTTACAAACTATTAATTATACGGCATTGTTATGTGTGGCTTAACTTtttattgaacttttttttttacctgcATTAAGTTGTCGCACATAGTCCCTCCGCAGCGGTACTCTAAGGTTGTTGATGTGCAGCGTGGCCATGCCCGCCGTGccggccgcgcccgcgccctcCACCTGCAGGCGTTGCACCTCGTGCAGGCACGCCTGGCGACGGTGAGCTACAAGACACAGACATAAAGAGTtatctagtgggagttttcaatgttttcatactgtgactaaaccgtaaccgtaaacgcgaatttgtaaggaattgaaacaattgtgcagtagtgctactagatggttGGATGGACTGTTTTAATTCCtcataaattcgcgtttacggttaggcaatcgtcacagtatgaaaacattggcACAGAGAtaacatcattaacagccgatggacgtccataaGACATAGACATTGTTACGACATTCAAACTACACTATCTTGAACACCATACCACCATACCCCAACAACAATCAGCTCTTCAtaccgcccattgtcactttagGTTTGCGACGCGCTTAGCTAcatcgatgactttggttcttctacggatcagTTCATTTCTAATTCAATCACGCGAGAAAGTCTGATTCAAAGATACTACAAGTGGCTTAATTCATTGACAACACAGATGCTatgtaagaaaaaaagaatGGTAAGGTTTTGTTCTATTAACTCTTATATCAGTTAACGTACATTGTTTGCCTGTATAGAACACCACCAAAGGGTTCTctcaataaaattgcaaaacACTAACGTTTGGCGTTTTTAAACAAATTGTATGTAAGTTTTTTGTTGACTGTAAGAGATCATACTCACTCGCCAATAACAACAGTCTCTCGCCTTCAGCTTGCTCTGTTGATCCACTAAACTCTATGGTCGACGCGCACAGGTTAAGAGCTTGACTGgcctgtaataaaaataaatagttatgttATTCGTTAGTGAATCTATGGATTCGCAAAACAGTTTCCAAGTAATGCAAACACATCGAAGGATATTGTAGAGTCTTTGTAGATGAATTTTAATGTGAGGCACAATGTAtttagcctaaactaaaaaaaaatccgtattAGACCTTAATGACCTTAATGAATGATAATCTGTTTAtaggatgaaaagtgttttatatctttAGTACATCTAAAAATATACTGGGAGTAAGTCTCTGCCTCTGCCTTTAAAACTCCCGACCAATTCTGTATTGGAAATGTAATCAAATTCAAAACTTCCTGGCAAGACTATCATGAATGATAGTTAAAAATCTtcaataatagtttggccaggaaattTTGAATATGAAGATCGTTTATGATACAGATCTTCAACTAAttgataaagatattttcttttgcTCAAAAAAAACACAGACCAAAGTTCTGTTTCCCAGATATTGTAATGTACtcaataaaacatcgatttaTCGCAGAATTACGTATAATATAATGAACTATCGTATCACCTACATAACACTGCTCCTCTCTTAACCTGTAGATACAAATGCTAATTTCATACAACTGCTTACAAAATACAGGCATACAATATACAGTTAATCGATATATATGTATACCTGTGATATGACGGTCTGCTGCTTGGATATCTCGTTCTGTAGCTCCTTGATGCGCTGGCGAACCGTGGTGACGGCTGCCACGGGCTCCGGCGTGGGCGGGATCTCGCGTTCAGGCGACGCATGCTTTACCACGCGTAATGGCGTCGACGGTGTGCCGCACTGCAcgcataacattttattatttaaaagctttttacccgactgcgtcagaagaagggtaatgtttttcgagcgtatgtatgtgtatatgtGTGTCCATTTTTATGCCTCGCCCTACAGCttttgacatatgaggtgtcattgagttcgtcAGAACAGTGATAATGTCATAGGCGATATCATTtatcaaaatggcgcccgtGAATGAAAAAAAGGTGGGGGTGGGTAAGTTGTTTTGTGTGTGACAGAAGCACAAAAGTAAATTATATGCGCTAGAGATGATTGGGGCGATTTTGGGCGTTAGAGAATGAAGAAAGAACATTTAACAAAAGAGATTCATAGAGGAAAGAtgaatggaaatgttggaaTATTTGTAAGGGGAAGGCTAAGGAGAAACATATTTGGGACATTCTAATTTCAGTCCAGTCCAATTCACGTCCAGTAAAGATCAGACCTTAAGCTGAGGAATATGTATAAAGGATTAGTGAGAACAGGAGAAGCATCAGAAGCAATTAGAAAAAAAGTATTGTAGCAATTAGAAGAATGTAtgtaaagtttaatatttcttaatttGAACATCCAAAACTTTAAAACTGGCAACAGGATTTGCGTGTAATTTGAtactatagcttgacaagttcgttgatgacattcctatgacatgcgggcgacggggggaacggACTGCGTGGGTATAAAGTCGTGCGAGCGGAGCATCGCTACCCCCTAACGGCCCGCGCGGGCCATCGggagtcatcatcatatcagcctatggacgtccactgcaggacataggccttttgtagggacttccaaacatcacgatactgagccacctgcatccagcgaatccctgcgactcgcttgatgtcgtcagtccacctggtgggggtcggccaacactgcgcttactagtgcggggtcgcaattccagcactttgggaccccaacgtccatcggctcttcgaactagttcgaagagccatcgggagtgttacgaacgaatttgccaagctatggTCTACGATGCTCACCGCTTGCATGCGCCGGTAGAAGCTGACGCTGTGCACTAGCTCGCCCCCGCGGTCCGCCCTGGCGGGGGTGTGAATCTGTTGCGGCGTCTTCAGCGGCGACTTGAACTGCTTCTCCTGATACACGAAACTCGATGACGACAGACTGTCGTGCTGTAACCGTCTCCCACATTATGGCCAAATATCATTtgtttgggaatgacagatctcgattacgtgatctgtcgatagcaaatgtcattcccatacatttttctagttttcgaaagaGGGAGACAAGGGCTGAGAAGTATGTTTAGCTTTGTTATGTAATGATCAGGTGATAGACCAAGAATTTCAGATTTAGGTACCGTTTCATCTTACGACCGTAT
This genomic interval carries:
- the LOC112049104 gene encoding uncharacterized protein LOC112049104, encoding MKPYNTYAVTSADFSSVYTIRGASGFTGGSGRAQKQRLDGWRGLRQKTKRWKEVLSGHLLCITMMTLCALAALVSAQVTFSRDWSGGKRSPPAVFDCEQFARYCRHLLHELKQEITENKLTKRNHLEPEEFQVNFDVDK